TCCGTTGATAGTGAGCTCGCTTCCGGAAAAAGTGGAGTTGGTGATGGTGGCTCCGGTGATTGTGGGATTGGTGAAGGTGCCATTGTTTGAATTTGAATTTGAGTCAGAGCTTGAGTTTGATCGTCTGATACTGTCAAAAATTCGGTCGGTCTGGAGGGATTCGTGGAGAGCAAGACCGTAGAGTTGGTTCTGGAGATTCGTGAAAAGAGCGTCGACGTAGGATTGTGGGACACCTTGCGTAGTGTAGGTGGTGTAGTAGGTAGGGTTTTGGGTGATGTTTGTGGTAGACGGGTTGTTCTGAAAAAGAGAAAAGAGAGGAGAAGGCGTGGGGGAAGAGATGGGCGCAGGCGTGATTTGCACGGTTGGTTTCGGACAATATGCAGGTGTGGCTCCGGGCATGAAGGGGTCGACGAAACATCGAAGTTTCTGCCACCAGTTCAACAGGGTGAGCGAGAGAGAGTCGGTAACTGTAGCGACAGAGTTTGTGACTGAAGCTACGGAGTTCGTGATTGTAGTAATGGAGACATTGGGCTCGCTCTTTTTGGGACAATAGGAGGGAGTGGCCCAGGGAACAAAGGGGTCAATGACGCATCGAAACTTCTGCCACCAGGATAAGCGTGCGGGTTGTGAAGCGGTGTCGGAAAGTGAGATGTCTGCGAGAGCAAGAGGGACAGATGCGAGTGAAGCGTCTGCAAGGGGAAGAGATGCGAGTGAAGAATCGGCAGGAATGTCTTCGGAGAGGACGGTGGAGTTAATTTTTTCTCTCGGATTGTCGAAAGTGCTCACGAAGCTTGCGACAGGAGCTGTTTCGATGATTGCGAGGTGGGAGAGAGTAGTGAATTGATTTTGAAGAGAGACGTAGAGCGCGTTGAGATAGGTTGCGTAAGACTCGGTGACTTCTTCAAGATTGAATTGGGGAACGTAGATTGGGTTTTGGGTGATGGGAGGAGAGGAGAGCGAGAGAGATTGCGGGGAGAGGGCCGCGTCCGCAACGGACGCGGCATAATTACCTTCCCCATTCGCTACATGAATGCCAAGAGGAGAAGGAAGAGCGGTGAGAACACTTGTTAGGTATCCTTCTTGGAGAGAGTAAGAGAAGAGAGAAATACAACAGGTGGCTCCGAATACTAAAAAAGAAAAAATAGTTGAAAAACCCCCGGCCGTATTTTGTAATCGCCTTCGCATAAGCCATATTTTATCATAGAAGCATTGGCAATACTTAAAAAAAAGTGGGGATAAACTAGGGTCGTCGATTCTTGCAAAAAAAATCCCGTCCACAACAAAGTCGTGGACGGAGATGGGGAATCACCAGTTCCAAAATATTGGATGCCGATGCCCAAAAGATTTGAGCTCCGGTGGCTTCACAGCATAGTCCAGCTTGCAGACTAAGCAGGTGTAATGAAAATGGCACTGGTGCACTATTTTCCCCGGATCCTCACTTTCTCTTTTGGGAAAATCATCCCACCAGCCGGGACGACTAGCCGAGTGTCTTTTAAATTTCCAGGGAGGAACTTCTCGCCAATAGTTCCTCCGAACAAACCATCCCCCAAAAAGATTTCTTTTCTTTTTGACCGAACCATCCTTTTGTGTAACTTCCCTGATTGAACAGCGGGGACAACGGCGATGAGCTCGGCGCACTATCCGAAATCCCACAACGCACGCCACGACGAGAACCGGAAAAACAGTCCAGAAAGCGCGGTACTTCCACGCAAAAATGAGCGAGATAAGCGTCACGAGAACAGCAGTCGTCTCCCATGCGATAAAAAGCCACCTTTTCAGGGACTCGATTTCTGATTTTGTGCGGTGAACATCTCGTACATGAGCCAATCCGTTTCCAAAAATTTTCATACGTTCCTTGTCTTTTCATTCGGTCAGAAGTTGCGGTTAAGAGTAAAAGTCTGGAAAAACAATTTCCAATTCAGATTCTAACATATTTACTCGATTCTCAATAACGAAATGCCGAGACTTGTCCTAAAGTAGCCATATTTCTCCAGTGTATGCTATGATTTAAAAAAGTTTGCATTTTTTTACTATATAGCTTTTAGAAAGTCCGCATTTTCATAAACTTGAGACACGTGACCGCCCATACCGCGACAAAATATCATCCTCACGTAAAACTGATTTTCATCGGCAGTTTTCTTTTTCTTGTTTTCGCTTCCGCGGCTGCGATGGGCTTCAATACGAAGTTAAAATATGGCCAAGGCAGAAATGCATCCACTCTCCTTTACGCTCTCGATAGATATACAGAAAACTCGGAACTCTTGCAGGGAAAAATCCAGGCGGAAAAATATTTAAAAACAAGAACAATCGCCGATGATACGATTGAAGCCCATATACCATCGGTGGGAAAATTTATTTCGGCTGACCTCGACCACATGGAGCTCGCGCTCTACGAAAATCATCTGCTCTTGAAAAAGTACCCCATTATCGCCAAAGGAAAGCCGGGCTCATTTTGGGAAACTCCGAGCGGAGACTATCAGATTCTTGCCAAAGTGGGAACACACTTCTCATCGGTGGGAGAGGTGTACATGCCGTGGAGCATGCAGTTCAACGGCAATTTTTTCATCCATGGCTGGCCCTACTATCCCGACGGAAGAGATGTTGCGCTTGGATATTCAGGAGGATGCATTCGCATGAAAACAGATGACGCCAAAGAAATTTACGAATTTTCAAAAACAAGCACTCCCATTTTCGTCTACGAAAAAAGCGACGAGATGGCAGAAACTCGCGCACTGTTTTCTTTGAAGAATATTCCTCCCCCGGAGATTTCAGCCCAAGCCTACATCGTCGCCGATGTGAACACGGGAGAGGTTTTTCTTGACAAGAACATCGACACTCCCATGCCCATCGCCTCTTTGACCAAACTCATGACGGCAATCGTAGCCAATGAAGTAATCATGTTCGACCGAAAAATCACTATCACTCCGGAAGTTGTCGAAACACTGGGTGAAAGCGGAAACCTGAAGGCGGGAGAAGTGATGACCGCAAACGACGTCCTCTATCCCCTTTTGATGGAATCATCGAACGACGCCGCACGGGCGTTTTCAGCATACTATGGCGAAAGCAGTTTTATTTCGCACATGAACAAAAAAGCCAAGGCGATTGGAATGAAAAACACCACCTACGCGGACTCGTCTGGAATCTTGAGTGGCAATACTTCCACCGTGTATGACCTCTACATCCTCTCCAAATATCTGAAAAATAATAAATCATTCATACTCAACATCACCCGCCTCCCGACGAAAAAAATCACATCGTCTTTCCAAGTGCACAACTTCGGCAATTTCAATGTATTTTCAGCAGAGAAAAATTTCCTCGGAGGGAAAACCGGTTACACCAGAGCGGCCAACGGAACGATGATTTCGCTTTTCGAAATTCCCATCGGCAACGAAAAAAGGAATATTGCTTTCATCGTTCTCTCATCCCAAAATCAGGAAAAGGACGTGCGCGCACTTCTTACGTGGTTTGAAGAAGCGGCAAGCTGACAAAATTCTGATTTTGTCTCCCGCGGAGGCGGGGATCCAGATTAATCTACTACCCCGCCTCAATCGGACGAGGTAAGTTAAGAATCTACAAATAAATGGAGAAAAGTCCTATTCGTTGCATTCGCTGACTTATTCGTATATTCGCATCGTGTAGTGCTTGAACAATCAAGAAAATCATGCTAGTGTGTATTTTCCACTAACTACACGCCATATTGAACACACGAACCAGAATCAATCATCAAATCAGGGCCGCGGAGCTCCGCGTCATCGGGAGCGAGGGCGAAAACCTTGGAGTTATTTCGCTTCAAGAGGCCCTCAAGAAAGCGGACGAAGTCGGGCTCGATCTTATTGAAATATCGCCGAATGCCACTCCGCCAGTTGCAAAAATCATGGATTATGGTAAATTCCAGTATACCGAGAACAAGAAATTAAAAGTGGCCCGTGCCAAGTCCCCCTCCGTAGAAACCAAGACAATTCAGGTAAAAATTGGCACAGGAGAGCACGATTTAGAGCTCAAAGCCAAGAAAGCCGGAGAATGGCTCAAGGAGGGCCATAGGGTAAAAATCGATCTTTTTTTAATTGGTAGAAGCAAATACATGGATTTCCAATTCTTGAAAGAGAGAATGGGGAGAGTGCTGAAATTGATTACCGAAGAATATAAAATTGCCGACTCGCCGAAGAAAAGCCCGAAAGGATTGTCGGTAGTTATTGAGAAAGCATAAAATCAGCTGTTAGCTATTAGGTGTTAGCTTTTAGGAAAGAATCTTAAAGCTGACAGCTAATAGCTTACAGCTAATAGCTATTTATGAAGACAAACAAATCCTATTCAAAGCGCCTCAAGGTAAGCAAGAACGGAAAAATCCGCGCTCGAAAGCCAGGCCAAAACCATTTTAATGCAAAGGAAAGCGGACGAAGTCAGCTTCGCAAAAGCCGCACAATACCTTTTGTAATGACCGGCAAGTCGAGATCCCGATTCATAAGTCAGCTATAAGCTTTTAGCTATTAGCTTTTAGCTTTTTTAATTAAAGCTGAAAACTAATAGCTAGTAGCTAACAGCTAATCCACCATGACCCGCGTAAAAAAAGGCACGAATGCCTTAAAAACCAGAAAAAATGTCCTTAGAAAAACCAAAGGCTACCGCTTTGGAAGAAGCACTAAGGAGAGACAGGCTCAGGAAGCTATTTTTCATGCCGGCTCCTATGCCTTTGCCCACCGAAAAGATAAAAAAGGAGATGCTCGAAGACTCTGGACAGTAAGAATCAACGCCGCCTTAGCAAAAGAAGGTCTCTCATACAGCAAGTTTATGGGAGCGCTCAAAAAGAAAAATATCGCAATTGATAGAAAAATTCTCTCGGGACTCGCGGAGAAAAACCCGGAGACATTCACGAGACTCGTGAAGCAGGTCGTCTAAGAAGAATTTCGAATTTGGATTACAGATTATGGAATAAGAAAGATGCAAAAAATCGCTCGTAATCTCGAGCGGTTTTTTGTATTCGGACAATACACTAATAATGACAATATACTAATAATCCAAATCTATTCTCTTATTCTCACGATAGGAGAACAGACCGGTTACATATTTCTTGCAAGCCGAAGTGTTTTCCGCAGTTTTTTATAATCGGGACAGGCAAGGACGACTAAGTCCCAGAATTTTTGCGAGTGGTTAAGCTCGAGAAGATGGCAGAGTTCATGGACGACGAGATAGTCGGCGAGATTCGGCGGCAAAAAAACAATTTTATAATTAAAATGTAAATTCCCGTTCTTTGAACAGCTTCCCCATCTGGACTTTTGATTTCTCACTCGCACATTTTTCCAGGCAAATCTGCCATCGTAAAAAGCCCTGTTAAAAAATTCAAGTCTTTCTTGGACAAGTGTCCCGGCAGTGCCCTTGTGCCAGTTATAGTCGCTCAAACTGCTTTTCGGAAATTTCAACGCTCCTTCATATTTCTTTTCCCTCTTCCGAAATTTTTCGAGGGTTTCATCTATCCAATCTTTTTTTTCCTCCGCAAATATCCTTGCTCTTTCCTCTAGAAACCCTAGTGGCATCTTGACCACAACCTCCTCGCTCGAGCCGATGCAAATAGAAACTCTCCGCACCCTCGCGCTTTTTTTAAAAATTAAATTCATCTTCAGTTAGTTCTTGCCTATATTCAGAAATATATGCATCCTCAATTTTATTATCACAAATATGTATTTGCGAATAAAATTGGGAGCTGTTCGCTATTTGGTGTTGGCTGTTAGGGATTCATTTCTGAATTTTGAGTCCCGAAGCTAAAAGCTAACAACTAGCAGCTAAAAGCTATTCCAGTTCATACTTTATTCCTTTTTCAGGAAAGATCGCGTTGACTCCGACATAATCCCGCAGACGTTGAACGAGAAAAAGAGACGACTTCGGCTCTCCCATCACAACGAAAACCTCTTTGAGGTTGTCTCGAGTTTTCTCCACAAATTCGATGAGGTGGTCAGAATCCTTGTGCGCAGAATATCCGCTTACCCGCTCAATGGTCGCACGTACGGGGATTCTCTCGCCTCCAATCACTATTTCTTTCGCGCCATCCTGGATTGCTCGACCCAAACTTCCCGCGACCTGATACCCGATTAAAAGAAGGGTGCTTTTTGGATCGCTCAAATAATGTCTTTCATGACTCACTACTCTCCCTCCCACTGACATCCCCGACCCGGCAATAATGATTTTTGGATTCGCGACTTTAGCAATCTCGTCATGGTCGCGGGCAGAGACGCTGAATTTCAATTTTGGAAAATTAAAAATATTGTCTCCGCCTTTTATTTCTTCCTGCACAGTTTGATTAAAATGCTCCGTCCCCTTTCTGTAAATATCCGTGACAGCAATTGCGAGTGGCGAATCGAGAAAAACCGGCACCGAAGAAATCTTGCCTTCCTCCACCAAATTATTGATTTCATACAGAATTACTTGGGAACGTTCCAGAGAAAAAGCAGGAATTACCAAAGTTCCCCCTCGCGCTATTGCATCGGAAATAATCTCCCTCAACCGGCTTCGCCTCTCGTCCAAGGGCTCATGATTGCGGTCGCCATAAACTGAATCCATCACCAAATAGTTTGCATCAGTCAGTTCTTCGGTATCCTTCAACAATGGCGAGGGAGAATTGCCCAAGTCGCCGGTGAAGACAAGTTTTCTCCATTCATTGCTCTCGTTGGAAGTTTTAAACGAAAATTCAACCATGGAAGAACCCAAAACATGCCCAGCGTCTTTCAAATAAAATGAGAGACCGGGAATTATTTCCGTCTTTGTGTGATACGGAATTACATTCCAGAGGGAGAGCGCGTGGGTAATATCTTCTTCAGTATAAAGAACCTCTGTATTTCTTTGTTCCGCCTCTTTTTGAAGAAGGCGCAAAGCGTCGGGAAACATCACTTCGGAAAGACTCTTCGTCTCGGGAGTAGAATAAATTACACCTGTAAATCCATCACGGACGAGCTTCGGAATTTTCCCTATGTGATCCATGTGAGCATGAGTGACAAAAAGATACTGAATGGAAGACGGGTCGTAGGGAAACGGTTTTGCGTTTTGGTCCTCGGAAAATTTATCCCCTTGAAGAAGCCCGCAATCAACGAGTATCCGCAGATTTTCAAACTCAAACAGAAAATTCGAGCCCGTCACTGTGCCAACGCCGGAGTAAAATGTGATGGAAGGATTATTCATTTGCATTTAACATGTGACCGTTGACATGTGACTTGAAAAATTGGATCCTGGTCAAATGTCACATGTTAATTGTCAATTGTTTTCAATTAAAATTTTCTCGTATTTCCTAAACACAAAATACAGATACCCTGAAAGTCCGCCAGCTATATCCATGAGGAGGTCAGATAGAGTATCAATTTCGTAATTTGAAACAATGAAGCTCTCCCCGAAAAGAAACTCGAAGAGTTCCCAGAGCACCCCAATTGTGAGAGCAAAAATCACAACCATGGCGAGGATTTGCGCAGACCGATTCGCCTTGAGATGAACATAGCCGGAAAAAAAGAAGAGCCAGAGAGAAGCAAGTGCTATCCAAACCCCGCCGAGATAGTGTACTACCTCATCATACCACCAAATTGACCAGTAAAGATAAAAAACTAAAGCCGAAAAATGCAATACCACGATGCAAACAATCAGAACAAAAATCTGCTTCAATAACGTTTCTCGAATCATTGATATATAGTAGCAGAAAATAGTATAGCGTGTAACCTGCCTACCCCGTTGAGCCTCTCCACTACTGGGTAACTCGTACCATCAGAAAAGATGTATAGAAGCTAAAAAATCCTCCATGAGGATTTTTTAGTA
The sequence above is a segment of the Candidatus Taylorbacteria bacterium genome. Coding sequences within it:
- a CDS encoding L,D-transpeptidase family protein — encoded protein: MTAHTATKYHPHVKLIFIGSFLFLVFASAAAMGFNTKLKYGQGRNASTLLYALDRYTENSELLQGKIQAEKYLKTRTIADDTIEAHIPSVGKFISADLDHMELALYENHLLLKKYPIIAKGKPGSFWETPSGDYQILAKVGTHFSSVGEVYMPWSMQFNGNFFIHGWPYYPDGRDVALGYSGGCIRMKTDDAKEIYEFSKTSTPIFVYEKSDEMAETRALFSLKNIPPPEISAQAYIVADVNTGEVFLDKNIDTPMPIASLTKLMTAIVANEVIMFDRKITITPEVVETLGESGNLKAGEVMTANDVLYPLLMESSNDAARAFSAYYGESSFISHMNKKAKAIGMKNTTYADSSGILSGNTSTVYDLYILSKYLKNNKSFILNITRLPTKKITSSFQVHNFGNFNVFSAEKNFLGGKTGYTRAANGTMISLFEIPIGNEKRNIAFIVLSSQNQEKDVRALLTWFEEAAS
- the infC gene encoding translation initiation factor IF-3 → MNTRTRINHQIRAAELRVIGSEGENLGVISLQEALKKADEVGLDLIEISPNATPPVAKIMDYGKFQYTENKKLKVARAKSPSVETKTIQVKIGTGEHDLELKAKKAGEWLKEGHRVKIDLFLIGRSKYMDFQFLKERMGRVLKLITEEYKIADSPKKSPKGLSVVIEKA
- the rplT gene encoding 50S ribosomal protein L20 — encoded protein: MTRVKKGTNALKTRKNVLRKTKGYRFGRSTKERQAQEAIFHAGSYAFAHRKDKKGDARRLWTVRINAALAKEGLSYSKFMGALKKKNIAIDRKILSGLAEKNPETFTRLVKQVV
- a CDS encoding YgjP-like metallopeptidase domain-containing protein, encoding MNLIFKKSARVRRVSICIGSSEEVVVKMPLGFLEERARIFAEEKKDWIDETLEKFRKREKKYEGALKFPKSSLSDYNWHKGTAGTLVQERLEFFNRAFYDGRFAWKNVRVRNQKSRWGSCSKNGNLHFNYKIVFLPPNLADYLVVHELCHLLELNHSQKFWDLVVLACPDYKKLRKTLRLARNM
- a CDS encoding MBL fold metallo-hydrolase; its protein translation is MNNPSITFYSGVGTVTGSNFLFEFENLRILVDCGLLQGDKFSEDQNAKPFPYDPSSIQYLFVTHAHMDHIGKIPKLVRDGFTGVIYSTPETKSLSEVMFPDALRLLQKEAEQRNTEVLYTEEDITHALSLWNVIPYHTKTEIIPGLSFYLKDAGHVLGSSMVEFSFKTSNESNEWRKLVFTGDLGNSPSPLLKDTEELTDANYLVMDSVYGDRNHEPLDERRSRLREIISDAIARGGTLVIPAFSLERSQVILYEINNLVEEGKISSVPVFLDSPLAIAVTDIYRKGTEHFNQTVQEEIKGGDNIFNFPKLKFSVSARDHDEIAKVANPKIIIAGSGMSVGGRVVSHERHYLSDPKSTLLLIGYQVAGSLGRAIQDGAKEIVIGGERIPVRATIERVSGYSAHKDSDHLIEFVEKTRDNLKEVFVVMGEPKSSLFLVQRLRDYVGVNAIFPEKGIKYELE